The Nitrosopumilus sp. genome includes a window with the following:
- a CDS encoding dicarboxylate/amino acid:cation symporter, whose protein sequence is MKDPLLLAFSTSSSAAVMPVSLKTAEEKMKVKSAVSQFVIPLGATINMNGTALYQIVAVFFLAHLFNIELGTTTIILIAVTALMASIGAPSAPGAGIVILSSILLATVVPVIGIVLLLGVDRILDMTRTMVNVGGDLTACLFFDKRIKPDKLPADH, encoded by the coding sequence ATGAAAGATCCTTTACTGTTAGCATTTTCAACTTCAAGCTCAGCTGCTGTGATGCCTGTTTCTTTGAAAACTGCAGAAGAAAAGATGAAAGTCAAATCTGCAGTTTCCCAATTTGTAATTCCACTTGGTGCTACAATTAACATGAATGGTACTGCATTATACCAAATAGTGGCAGTGTTTTTTCTTGCACATCTTTTCAATATAGAACTTGGGACAACAACAATTATTCTAATTGCAGTTACTGCTCTTATGGCATCCATTGGTGCACCCTCTGCGCCTGGTGCAGGTATCGTAATTTTATCTTCTATTCTCTTAGCTACTGTGGTGCCTGTTATTGGAATAGTTCTACTTTTAGGTGTAGATAGAATCTTGGATATGACAAGAACCATGGTAAATGTGGGGGGAGATCTTACTGCCTGTTTGTTCTTTGATAAGAGAATTAAACCAGACAAATTACCTGCGGATCATTAG